The sequence TCGGCGAAACCCCCGAGACCCTGCGCGAACAGGGGATCGTCAAGTACGTGTCCGACCAATATTCCATCCGTTCCTTTACCTCGACCCTGGCCGAGGGGACCCTGTCCTATCCCTTCCATCTGACCGACCGGGTGGAACTGGACAACCGCCTGCTCCACCTCGTGCGCCAGGCCGGCGCCCATGTGCGGGAGGGCGAGGAAGTGGTCCGCTGCGACCCGGAATCCGGGGAGGTCCACCTCAAGGACGGCCGGATCTTCCGGGGCCGGTACATCATCGGCGCGGACGGGGCGCACTCCACGGTGCGTGCGTCCTTTCCCGAGGTGAACCTCAGGGCCATGCGGCGGTTCACGGCCGCCACCATCGAGGTCAAGATCGCCGCTGCCGACTACCCCGAGCCGGTGGATCGCCCCATTCTGTACATCGGCTTCCTGGACGCGGGATACGGCTGGGTCTTCCCCAACGGCGACCACCTGCTGGTGGGTATCTGCGGCCTGCGCCGCCGCGACACCCACTTTGCCAAACTTTTCCGGACCTACCTCGACGTGCTCGGCGTTGACCCTGCCGTCATCACGCACCAGCGCGGCCATCCCCTGCCCTACGGCAGCTTCCTGCACGATCCGGTGCACGCCAACGCCATGCTCGTCGGCGATGCGGGCGGCTATGTGGAGCCGCTCTTCGGCGAGGGCATCTTCTACGCCCTGTGCACCGGCATGTACGCGGGCCAGGCCGTGGCGCAGGGGCTGAAAAACGGCACCGCGCCCGGCCCGGAGTATCTCCGCCGACTGCACCGCACCATCCTGCCCGAACTCAACGGCTCCAACACCCTGCGCTGGTTCCTGTTCCGGGCCATGAAACTGTTCGGCAGCGGAGCCATCAGCCGGTTCGTCAACCTTGGCGCGGGGCCGCTGGGCGACATGGTCCACGGCAAGCGTTCCTATCACTGGCTGAAAAAGAAGGACTGGGACTTCTGAGCGACGAAGCCCGTCGAGGCGCCCCCGGCTTGAATCATCGCGCCGGGTCATCTATAAGGAGGGACGGCGCGACCGCGCCGCACGACCTTGCAAGGGAGCACCCATGGCCGCAAATATTCTGATTATCGACGACGAAGAGACCATCCGCCTCTCCCTGCGCGGCATTCTCGAGGACGAAGGCTTTTCCGTGGTCGAGGCCGAGTCCGGCGAGCAGGGGCTCGAACTGCTCGGCACCGACATCCCGGACATGGTCTTTCTGGACATCTGGCTGCCCGGCATGGACGGCCTCGAGGCGCTCGGAATCATCTCCCGCGACTACGAAGGACTGCCGGTGATCATGATCTCCGGCCACGGGACCATCGAGACCGCGGTCAAGGCCCTCAAGAAAGGAGCCTTCGACTTCATCGAGAAGCCGCTGTCGCTGGAAAAGGTCGTGGTCTCGGCCCGCAACGGGTTGGAATTCTCCCGCCTGCGACAGGAAAACCAGGCCCTCAAGACGCGCATTTCCTCGGAACAGCCCATCACTCTGACCGGCGAGTCCCAGCCCATCGAGAACCTCAAAGAGGTCATCGGGCGGGTCGCGCCCACCGAATCCTGGGTGCTCATCACCGGCGAGAACGGCACGGGCAAGGAGATCGTGGCCCGGTCCATCCACAACCAGTCCGGCCGGGCCGACCGCCCTCTGGTGGCCGTCAACTGCGCGGCCATTCCCGAGGAGCTCATCGAATCTGAACTCTTCGGCCATGAAAAAGGGGCCTTCACCGGCGCGGAAAAGGCCCAGGAAGGCAAGTTCGAGCTGGCCGACGGGTCCACGCTGTTCCTGGACGAGATCGGCGACATGTCCCTCAAGACCCAGGCCAAGATCCTGCGCATCCTCCAGGAGCAGGCCTTCGAACACGTGGGCGGCCGCAAGACCATCAAGGTGGACGTGCGCGTCATCGCGGCCACCAACAAGGATTTGGCCAGGGAGATCGAGGCGGGCAACTTCCGCGAGGATCTCTACTACCGGCTCAAGGTCTTCCCCCTGGAGCTGCCGCCCCTGCGCGACCGCGCCGGGGACATCCCGCTGCTGATCAAGGACTTCATGGACACCCTGGTCCGCCAGCACGGGTTCAAGCCCATCGCTTTCTCGCCCGAGGCCATGGACGTGCTCATGCAGTACCGCTGGCCCGGCAACGTCCGCGAACTCAAGAACTTCGTGGAGCGCATGTTCATCATGTTTGCCGGCGACACCGTCACCGCCGACCGGCTGCCGCCCGAGTTCAAGCCCACGCCCCGAGCCGCCACGCCGAACGACGTCCCCGCAGCCGAGGCCAACCCCCTGGACGACCTCATCAACCAGGGTCCGGCCGATCTCAAGCAGGCCCGCGCCGACTTCGAAGCCCGGTTCCTCGAAGCCAAGCTGCGCGAGTTCGACGGCAATATCTCCCAGCTCGCCAAGGCCATCGGACTGGAGCGCAGCTCCCTGTACCGCAAGCTCAAGGCCTATAATATCCAGACGGACTAACGGCACGGGGGAAGGGGAGAGAGGGAACCCTTTACGTAAAGGATTCCCTCTCTCCCCTTCCCCCGAACCCCCATCCCTTCCCACCCTCCTAAACTTTTTTTTGCCGCTTGGCGGGGTTGTAATAGCAACCCAAGCCTCTGCTTTCTTGGCGCTTTTTCGAGCTATGCAGACAACAACATGATGAGAACGAAATAAGAAGGTACCTTTTTATCTTGACAGGTCCGATCGGGGAACTATATTTGTGGAGAAAAGGAAGGTACCTAATTAATCAGGTGCCACAATCACAAACCGAAAGGAGTAACATTATGTTTGGAAGAAATAACGACGCATACAATGGCAGAGGATTTGGACAAGGCAACGGCGGCCAGGGCCGGGGACGGCATGGCCAGGGTCGGGGTCGAGGCTTCGGCCAGGGCTCGGGCAGGGGATCCGGACGCGGCCAGGGTCGCGGACAGAACCAGTCCGGCAACGGCTTTGGCGGACACGGTCATGGTTTCGGCTGCGGCCGGGGCCAGGGGAACGGATTCGGACAGGGCTGCGAACCGGAGCGGTTTGACGACTTCGGTCAGGGCCGGATGGGCCGTGGGCCTTGCGGAATGGGACGCAACCGTTTCCAGCCTGGCCGCGGCGGCGCATTCCGTGAGTCCATGGGCTACGAAACCGCCAGTTTCGGCCCCAACGCTGGATTCTGCCCGCTGTGCTCACAGCACTGCCCGCTGAGCGCCCCCTCCTGCCCCAAGGGTGAAGCCTACGCTGCGAGGATGCGCTAACCATGACCCCTGCCAATCCCGCAACCAACACCGAACTGGCCGGGCTCTTCCGCCTGGCCTCCCGGCTCATGGCCCGCGCCTATCACAGGGGCGATTCCGCGCATCACGCCCAGCACAGGGTTCTGTCCCTCCTGCTCCAAAACGGCCCCATGCCACAGGGCGAGCTGCTCGAAATCCTCGACGTGCGCTCCTCGTCCCTGAGCGAGCTGCTGCGCAAGTTGGAAGACCGCGGGCTCATCCTCCGGGAGCGCAACCCTGAAGATAAACGCGGCTTCATCATCTCTGCCACGGATCAGGCTCGCGCCATGGTCCCGGAAAACGACGGCGCTCCGGACGGGCTGTTCGACAGCCTGGACGAAACCGAGCGCGACCAACTGCGCACCATCCTCGGCAAGCTCGTCGCCTCTCTGCGTGAGGACCCCGCCACCGGCGGCCCGGGACGCGGTTTCGGCGGAGGCGGACGAGGAGGCCGAGGCGGCCACGGCAACGGTCCCGGAGGCGGCGGACAAGGCTTCGGCAAGGGTCGGGGCGGTCGCGGTAAAGGCTTCGGGCGAGGCCGAGGCGGACGGGGCTAGACCATGGCGGAACATCGATACAAAATCACCGTGGAACCGCTGTCCGGCGAGGCTTCCCAGCCCTTGAGCTTCGAGACCTCCTGCCACGACGACCTGCTGGCCGTCATGGGGAAGATCGAGACACGCTTCGAACTCCCCCGGGACGAAGCCCGCTCCCTGGGCCTTGGCCTGAAACTCTTCGGCGAGGCCCTCCTTGCGCGGCGCGAAGCCCCGCCTTTTGACGAGTTGGCTCCCCACTTCGGGCAATTCATGCGAACCTTGAAAAAAAGGCCTACATAACACGCCAACGGCGCGATAAAGGCGGGTTCATCCAACTTTTCCGGCCCCCCCTGTTTACAGAGGGGGGTATGATGGTCATACTTTCCGGAGAGGATGAAAACGACAAAGGACGCCGACATGAGCTGGGACCCGGATAGATACGAAGCATGGTTCGACACTCCCGAGGGGCGCTATGCCCTGGATCGGGAGGTCATGCTGCTCCAGGATGTCCTGGCCGGTTGGCCCCGGCGCAAGCGCAAGATCCTGGAGATCGGCTGCGGCACCGGGCTGTTCCTTGAAACCCTCTACCAGATGGGCCTCGACGTCACCGGGCTGGACCGCTCGCCCGAGATGATCGCGGCCGCGCGCCAGCGGTTCGGCAACCGGGCCGAGCTGCACGTGGGCTACGGCGAGCACATGCCCTACTCGGACAACGAGTTCGACTACGCCCTGCTGTGGTCCGTGCTCGAATTCTCCGGCGAGCCCGAAGCCATGCTGGTCGAGGCGGCGCGGGTAGCCGAAAAGGGGCTGCTCATCGGCTTCCTGAACAAGAACTCCCTGTACTACTACATGAACGTGCGCGGCACCGAGACATCCCTGTCCCGGGCGCACTGGTTCACCTGGTGCGAGATGCAGGACCTCATCCACCGGGCCACCGGCATTCGCCCCACCATGGCCCGTTCGGTCCTGGCCGGGCCCATGAAGACCTGGAAATCCACCGGACTGGCCAATCTGGCCAACGGACACCTGCTGCCGCCCGCGCTGGGCGCGTTTGTGGCCGTGCGCGTGGACTTCACCAACATGAAGCCGCTCACCCCGCTCTTCGCCTGGAAGGGCGAACCCGAAATGGGCTAGGCGACATGGCCCGGCACCGCTTCAGCCTGTCCATCGTCATCCCGGTCTGGAACGGCTGGGACCTGACGGAGCCGTGTCTGCGCTCCCTGGCCGAACACACCCCGGACGACGACTTCCAGGTCGTTCTGGCCGACAACGGCTCCACGGACCAGACTGCCACCGCCGCCCCGACCCTCGGCCAAGCCTTGTTCGGCGACCGTTTCATCCACCATCGTCTGCCCGGGAACCTCGGCTTTGCCAAAGCCTGCAACGCGGGTGCGCAAGCCTCCTCAGCCGCGAACCTCTTCTTCCTGAACAACGACACCCGGGTCACGGCCAACTGGCTGCCGCCGCTCATGGAAGCCCTTCGCGCCGACCGCCGACTGGCCGGAGTCGGCCCCCTGCTCCTGTTCCCTGAGGACGAATCCGTTCGAGCCGGACGGGTCCAGCACCTGGGCATCGCCGTGGCCGACAACATGGAGTTCCGCCACCTCTACGAATATTTCCCGCCGGACCACCCGGCCGTGCAGCGGCAGCGCACCTTCAGCGTCATCACTGCCGCCGCCCTGCTCATGCCCGCCCCGCTCTTCCGCGCCCATGGCGGCTTTCACGAAGAATTCGTCAACGGCATGGAGGACGTTGACTTGTGCTGCCGCATCGCCCAAAAAGGCGGCCGGTTCTCTGTTATCCCGCAAAGCATTATCCACCACCATACCCACGGCACCGAAGGCCGCTTCGACCACGAGTCCGCCAATCTGCGCCTGCTCCGCGCCCGCTGCCGCGACGCCCGCGAAGACTTCTGCGCCCTGCTGCGCGAGGACGGCTTCGAACCCGTCCTGACCCCATGGCTCGACCTGGCCGTGCAACCGTCCGCGTCGCGCCTTGCCGAACTCAACGCCGTGCTTCACGCCTCACCCGAGATCCACCGCCTCCAAACCCTGCTCCTCCAGGAACCGTTCTGGGATCAGGGGTACGCCCGACTGGCCGCCCTGTTCGAACAACAGGCTCAGCCTCGTGAGGCCATGGCCGCGGCCTACCTGCGTTCCCTGCTCTGCCCCGGTCTCGATGCCCTGCGCGAGTGCACGCGCCTGCTGCGCCTGTGCGACATCCCCCGCATGGCCGACCGCTATGCCACACGGCTCGCGGCCCTGGAAGACACCCTGGCCGACCGCGAAGGACTGCGCAAGAAAGCCCGCTCCCTGCTCCACACCACCCACGACGACGCCGTCCGGCGACAGCTCGAGACGTTTTTGGCTGAATAGGCGGGGAGAATCGGGGCGCTGCCCCGAACCCCGCCAGGGAACCTTTTGGAAAAGGTTCCCTGGACCCTCCAAAACTTTTTGTGTCGCCTGCGGCGAACGGAAAGTGAAGGAAGGATGTTGGTTACGCTTGGTCACGGCAGAAAAAAACTTCCCGCAACCGCACATTCCGCACAGCGGCTACAAGAAGTTTCGGAAAAGGAGGGGATGGGGGTTCGGGGGAAGGGGGAAGGGGAGGGAAAAGCCCTTTTCAAAGGGTTTTCCCTCCCCTTCCCCCGCCCGTCGGAGACGTTTTTTACAGAACCTGTTTGATATCCAAATCGAGGCCGCTGTTTTCCATGGCGAGAGAATCGCCGAGGACGCAGATGTCGCCGTTTTGGGCGACCGTACGCACGGCCTGGGCAAGCTGGCGGAAATCGTTTTCCGAGGCGCTCAGGGCCTGCTCGCGCACGGCTTGCAGGTAGGCGTCATCCTGCCTGGTCAGGTAACGGGCCATGGCCGTGAAGCCCTTGGCGTCGGGCAGTTGATAGTCGTCGATCTCGCCGATGGCGCCGATGATGGATTTCTCCAGTTCGTCCGCGTCGATGGTCACGGTTTCGAGGTACTCGGCCAGACCGTCGAAGGCCTTGACCGTGTCGGCCACGTTGGGGTCGCGGTAGGAGACGAAGGCCAGGGCGCTGGCCAGCCGATCCATGATGCAGAACGCGCCGTAGGCTCCACCCTGCACGCGGACCTTTTCCCAGAGATAGCCGGTGCGGATGAGCTTGTTGACCACCTGGGCCGCGCCGGTGAGCTGGATACCGTGCTCGGCCAGGCCGCAGCCCTTGCCCACGTAGTTGACCTGAGCCGGGATGGCCAGACCTTCCCGTGCGGGCAGAGTCGGAACGGCTCGCTCCACGGAAGCCGGGCCGTCGGCGGGCAGCGCCTCGACCACAGCCTGCATGGCGGGCTCGGCCAGGGCGAAGAGATCCTGATCCATGGTGGCGTTGAGGATCAGGGTGGCCTGATTGAGCAGAAGCGTGCGGAACCGTTCCAGATCCTTGGCGACCTTGCGGAAGTCGTCCTCGACGCGTTTTTCCAGATCACGCAGGAAGTACAGGCTGGTCAGGCCGGTCATGGCCTCGTCCATGGCGTGCGCCGCGTGGGTCCGGGCGCGCAACCGGGTGGCCACGATCATATGGCCCGAAGGCACAAGGCGTTGCTCGGCGCGGGCGCGGGCCTCGGCCACGATACGGCCGATGCGCTCCTTGTTGTCCAGCTTGGCCGAGGTCAGGATCTCGGAGACGATGGCGCAGGTCTCCGCGAGACGGTCGCCGGTGGCCTTGGTGCGAAGGAACAGCCGGGCGGCGGCATCCTTGGAATCGCGCACGGGCGAGGCGAACGGCTGGGCCCATATGCCGCCCGAGGTTCGGGCGATGCGCTGGGACAGGTCCACGTAATCGCGCTCGGCGGTGCCGGATTCGGTCAAGGCGCGTCCGAAGACGCCCGCATAGGGCAGCAGGTCATCCGGGATGACGGACAGGTCAAAACCGAAGTCCAGATAGGCGATACCGTTGGTGGCCAGATCGTGGAAAAGCAGTTCGCGGCCTGCGAGGGTACGCAGTTCCGTGGGGATGGGCCGGTTCTCGGCGGGCAGATCGGCCACGGACAGGCGCGGGATGCTCTTGAGCGCCTCGGGCGCGTCGGGCGCGGCCTGGAGGCGCTTGAGTTCGGCTGCTTCGTCGATAACCGCCTGGATACCCTCCGGAGTCAGGGCCTGCTTGGCCGCTTTCAGCCTGTCGGATTCGGCCTTGGCCTGGGTCCGGGCCAGCTTCTGATCGGGCTCCAGGAGCACGGTGGTCCGGTGCGGGTTGTGCAGGAAGAGGCGAGCCAGCAGCTCCTCAAAGATCTTGTCGCCGTTTTCGAGCCACCCCTTGATGTTGGCAAGGGGCTTTTCAAAGGGCAGCAGGGCCAGAGGATCGCCCTCGTTTTCATCGTCGTCGTACAGCCAGGTGGACAGGGCCTGGAACATGAGCGACAGGCCGCGCGGATAGGAGCCGGTGTTGTTCTCGCGCAGGGAGAATTCCACAGAGTTGACGGCCGCCTCGATGTCGCGGGCGTCGATGCCGTTTTCGACCAGTTCCTTGATGGTGTGGAAGATGATCGACTCCACCTTGATGGCGTTGGACGGGTGCATGCCCTTGAGCCCCACGGAGAAGAACATCTGGCGCATGTCGGCTTCCAGACCGACGCCGGCCAGATCGTCGCCCAGGCCGGAATCGGTCAGGGCCTTCTTGAGCGGCGAGCTGGGCAGGCCGATCAGGATGTGCTCAAGGATGTGCAGGGCCAGGTTCAGGTTGGCGTCCGCGGTCTCGGCCAGCAGCCAGTTGACCGTGAACATGCCCTTGGCCAGCCGGTCCGAGGCCGGGTAGGACTTGCGCACGGTCTTGGCTTCGGCAAAACGAGGCTGGAGCGTAACGCGGGTCTTGGCCACGTCGATGGCTTCATATTGGGAGAAGACCTCGTCCAGGATCGCCAGACGCTTTTCCGGGTCGTCGTCGCCGTAAAAGAAGGCGTAGGCATTGGACGGATGGTAGTGATCGCGATGGAAGGCCATGAACTTGTCGAACGTCAGGTCAGGGATGACCGCCGGATCGCCGCCCGAGTCCAGACCGTAGGTGGTCCTCGGGAACAGAGACTGCTGGGAGTGTTCGTAGAGCAGGGAATCGGGCGAGGAGTACGCGCCTTTCATCTCATTGAAGACCACGCCCTTGTAGGTCATGTCGCGGTCCGGGGATTCCAGCTCGTAGTGCCAGCCCTCCTGCTTGAGGGTGTTTTCGGTCAGGCGGGGATGAAAAACCGCATCCAGATACACGTCCACGAGATTGTAGAAGTCCTGCACGTTGGCCGAGGCCACGGGGTAGCAGGTCTTGTCCGGGAAGGTCAGGGCGTTGAGGAAGGTCTGGAGCGATCCCTTGAGCAATTCCACGAACGGCTCCTTGACCGGATACTTGTCCGAGCCGCAGAGCACCGAGTGCTCCAGGATGTGGGCCACGCCCGTGGAGTCCTCGGGCGGGGTGCGGAACGAGATGCCGAAGACCTTGTTCTCGTCATCGTTGATCATGGACAGGACGCGCGCGCCCGTCTTGTCATGGCGGTAGACCACAGCCGTGCTGGCCAGTTCCGCGATTTCCATTTCCCGTATCTTGGTGAAGCCGAAAGTCATAAACGCTCTCTTTTCTTTTGTATTCGATTATGCGCGGGCGCCCGGTACCGGAACCGCCTGCGGGAAGCCCCGGTATACACTACCATGACCCGCCGGGCAAAGTGGAGAAAAATGCAAAAAAACCTTGACGGGCACCCGGCTCATCCTTAGTGTCTTGAAAACGGTAATCATTCCTACAAAAATTTCAACCTATGAAAAATCAAAGGGAAAAATAATATGAGCAACGATTTCGAGACCAACGATACCATGCCTGATTTCGCCAAAGTGGGCCAGCCCGTACCCGAGTTTACGCTGGAGGCCTTCGACCCCACCGAGGGCGGGTTCACCGAGGTGGACCTGGGCGCGCTGCGCAAGGAAGGCAAATGGGCCATCCTGTTCTTCTACCCCGCGGACTTCACCTTTGTCTGCCCCACCGAGCTGGCCGACCTGGCCACCCGTCACGAGGATCTGAAAAAACTCGGGGCCGAGGTTATCTCCGTGTCCACGGACACCAAATTCTCGCACATGGCCTGGCGGTCCGACGAGCGCATGCTGGAAAACGTGAAATTCAAGATGGCGGCCGACCCCACCGGTGAAGTCTCCCGGTTCTTCGACGTCTGGGATTACGAAACCGGCCTGGCCCTGCGCGGCACCTTCGTCATCAATCCGGAAGGCGTTCTGGTCTCCTCCGAGATCAATTTCTACAACGTGGGCCGCAACGCGGATGAGCTGGTCCGCAAAGTGGAAGCCAACACCTACCTCATCGACCACCCCGCCGAAGTCTGCCCGGCCAAATGGACTCCGGGCGGCAAGACCCTGACCCCCAACGACGGGATGGTCGGAAAGGTCTACGAAGCGCTGAACGATTAGACGGCAGCGATCTCACACTCTCGCTGACCTGTTGCATAAAACGCCCCCCGCCGGACGGTCCGGCGGGGGGCTGTTTTCTTTTGGGGCTTGTCCCCTTCGGGAGACCAGGGCGCTGCCCTGGACCCGCCAAAGAACCCTTTGAAAAGGGTTCTCTGGACTTTCCTAAACTTTTTCTGTCGCTCCGCGAAGGTTGTGCGGCGGCGGTAGCCGCAACAGGAATGCCTTGTCTTCCCACACTTCGCGAAGCGGAACCAAACAGTTTGGGAGATTCTCAAGAACCTTTTTCAAAAGGTTCTTGAGCCGCCGGAGGCATACTTTTCAGTCCGCCTACTTGCTGATCCACAACGCGGTTTCCTCCAGCTGGCGCAGAAGATTAACGGACACGGTGCTGGGAAAAAGATTTTCCATGCGGGTCTGGGAGCCCGCGCCGCGTCGGCCCACGGCCACGGCGGCATATTGTCCGGCCCGGGCCTCCTTGAGAATGGCTTTGACCGGGTTGCGTCCGGTGACCATCTTGATGTCGATACGTTCATCCGGGATGCCGTGCTCGGCCAGTATGGCCAGGGCTTCATCGAAGATGCGCGCGGACCGGGCGTCGGCATAGCCGGTCTGGGCCACGTGGAAGAGCGTGAAGGACTGGCGCGGCTCTTCGGCAAGCATGTAGCCCGCATGGTCAGCCATGCGCAGGGACGGGTCCGAACCATCGAGACAGAGCAGGACGTTCTGGTGGGAGACCTGACACGGACGCTTGCAGACCCAAATGGGGAAATCGATGTCCTGCCACAGCAGTTCATGGCACACGGAATTTTCGAATATCTCCTCGAACCAGGTGACCCCCTTGCGACCGAGAATCAGCGCGTCGTAAAGCCCTTCGCGCGCCTCGGCAATGAGTTCGCGAGCCGTGCCCAGACGGGACTGGACTATCTTGGTGCGGATGTTTTTGCCATCGCACCCGGCGATTTCCATTATCCAGCGTTTGGCGTCGTCCAACGCCTTCCTGCCCTTTCCCTTCTTGTGGGCCACGAGCCGGTCCACGGCCTCGTCCGACGGCGGCAGCCCGGCCTCCTGCCGATCCCACAGGGCCGAACGCGGGG is a genomic window of uncultured Pseudodesulfovibrio sp. containing:
- a CDS encoding NAD(P)/FAD-dependent oxidoreductase; amino-acid sequence: MTENFDTIVCGGSLAGSAAAVTLARQGRSVLVLDKAEFPRTKLCGGLLTWKTVRLLDHLFGETPETLREQGIVKYVSDQYSIRSFTSTLAEGTLSYPFHLTDRVELDNRLLHLVRQAGAHVREGEEVVRCDPESGEVHLKDGRIFRGRYIIGADGAHSTVRASFPEVNLRAMRRFTAATIEVKIAAADYPEPVDRPILYIGFLDAGYGWVFPNGDHLLVGICGLRRRDTHFAKLFRTYLDVLGVDPAVITHQRGHPLPYGSFLHDPVHANAMLVGDAGGYVEPLFGEGIFYALCTGMYAGQAVAQGLKNGTAPGPEYLRRLHRTILPELNGSNTLRWFLFRAMKLFGSGAISRFVNLGAGPLGDMVHGKRSYHWLKKKDWDF
- a CDS encoding sigma-54 dependent transcriptional regulator, giving the protein MAANILIIDDEETIRLSLRGILEDEGFSVVEAESGEQGLELLGTDIPDMVFLDIWLPGMDGLEALGIISRDYEGLPVIMISGHGTIETAVKALKKGAFDFIEKPLSLEKVVVSARNGLEFSRLRQENQALKTRISSEQPITLTGESQPIENLKEVIGRVAPTESWVLITGENGTGKEIVARSIHNQSGRADRPLVAVNCAAIPEELIESELFGHEKGAFTGAEKAQEGKFELADGSTLFLDEIGDMSLKTQAKILRILQEQAFEHVGGRKTIKVDVRVIAATNKDLAREIEAGNFREDLYYRLKVFPLELPPLRDRAGDIPLLIKDFMDTLVRQHGFKPIAFSPEAMDVLMQYRWPGNVRELKNFVERMFIMFAGDTVTADRLPPEFKPTPRAATPNDVPAAEANPLDDLINQGPADLKQARADFEARFLEAKLREFDGNISQLAKAIGLERSSLYRKLKAYNIQTD
- a CDS encoding MarR family transcriptional regulator produces the protein MTPANPATNTELAGLFRLASRLMARAYHRGDSAHHAQHRVLSLLLQNGPMPQGELLEILDVRSSSLSELLRKLEDRGLILRERNPEDKRGFIISATDQARAMVPENDGAPDGLFDSLDETERDQLRTILGKLVASLREDPATGGPGRGFGGGGRGGRGGHGNGPGGGGQGFGKGRGGRGKGFGRGRGGRG
- a CDS encoding DUF3861 domain-containing protein — its product is MAEHRYKITVEPLSGEASQPLSFETSCHDDLLAVMGKIETRFELPRDEARSLGLGLKLFGEALLARREAPPFDELAPHFGQFMRTLKKRPT
- a CDS encoding methyltransferase domain-containing protein, with translation MKTTKDADMSWDPDRYEAWFDTPEGRYALDREVMLLQDVLAGWPRRKRKILEIGCGTGLFLETLYQMGLDVTGLDRSPEMIAAARQRFGNRAELHVGYGEHMPYSDNEFDYALLWSVLEFSGEPEAMLVEAARVAEKGLLIGFLNKNSLYYYMNVRGTETSLSRAHWFTWCEMQDLIHRATGIRPTMARSVLAGPMKTWKSTGLANLANGHLLPPALGAFVAVRVDFTNMKPLTPLFAWKGEPEMG
- a CDS encoding glycosyltransferase family 2 protein is translated as MARHRFSLSIVIPVWNGWDLTEPCLRSLAEHTPDDDFQVVLADNGSTDQTATAAPTLGQALFGDRFIHHRLPGNLGFAKACNAGAQASSAANLFFLNNDTRVTANWLPPLMEALRADRRLAGVGPLLLFPEDESVRAGRVQHLGIAVADNMEFRHLYEYFPPDHPAVQRQRTFSVITAAALLMPAPLFRAHGGFHEEFVNGMEDVDLCCRIAQKGGRFSVIPQSIIHHHTHGTEGRFDHESANLRLLRARCRDAREDFCALLREDGFEPVLTPWLDLAVQPSASRLAELNAVLHASPEIHRLQTLLLQEPFWDQGYARLAALFEQQAQPREAMAAAYLRSLLCPGLDALRECTRLLRLCDIPRMADRYATRLAALEDTLADREGLRKKARSLLHTTHDDAVRRQLETFLAE
- a CDS encoding insulinase family protein; translation: MTFGFTKIREMEIAELASTAVVYRHDKTGARVLSMINDDENKVFGISFRTPPEDSTGVAHILEHSVLCGSDKYPVKEPFVELLKGSLQTFLNALTFPDKTCYPVASANVQDFYNLVDVYLDAVFHPRLTENTLKQEGWHYELESPDRDMTYKGVVFNEMKGAYSSPDSLLYEHSQQSLFPRTTYGLDSGGDPAVIPDLTFDKFMAFHRDHYHPSNAYAFFYGDDDPEKRLAILDEVFSQYEAIDVAKTRVTLQPRFAEAKTVRKSYPASDRLAKGMFTVNWLLAETADANLNLALHILEHILIGLPSSPLKKALTDSGLGDDLAGVGLEADMRQMFFSVGLKGMHPSNAIKVESIIFHTIKELVENGIDARDIEAAVNSVEFSLRENNTGSYPRGLSLMFQALSTWLYDDDENEGDPLALLPFEKPLANIKGWLENGDKIFEELLARLFLHNPHRTTVLLEPDQKLARTQAKAESDRLKAAKQALTPEGIQAVIDEAAELKRLQAAPDAPEALKSIPRLSVADLPAENRPIPTELRTLAGRELLFHDLATNGIAYLDFGFDLSVIPDDLLPYAGVFGRALTESGTAERDYVDLSQRIARTSGGIWAQPFASPVRDSKDAAARLFLRTKATGDRLAETCAIVSEILTSAKLDNKERIGRIVAEARARAEQRLVPSGHMIVATRLRARTHAAHAMDEAMTGLTSLYFLRDLEKRVEDDFRKVAKDLERFRTLLLNQATLILNATMDQDLFALAEPAMQAVVEALPADGPASVERAVPTLPAREGLAIPAQVNYVGKGCGLAEHGIQLTGAAQVVNKLIRTGYLWEKVRVQGGAYGAFCIMDRLASALAFVSYRDPNVADTVKAFDGLAEYLETVTIDADELEKSIIGAIGEIDDYQLPDAKGFTAMARYLTRQDDAYLQAVREQALSASENDFRQLAQAVRTVAQNGDICVLGDSLAMENSGLDLDIKQVL
- a CDS encoding redoxin domain-containing protein translates to MSNDFETNDTMPDFAKVGQPVPEFTLEAFDPTEGGFTEVDLGALRKEGKWAILFFYPADFTFVCPTELADLATRHEDLKKLGAEVISVSTDTKFSHMAWRSDERMLENVKFKMAADPTGEVSRFFDVWDYETGLALRGTFVINPEGVLVSSEINFYNVGRNADELVRKVEANTYLIDHPAEVCPAKWTPGGKTLTPNDGMVGKVYEALND
- a CDS encoding universal stress protein, whose amino-acid sequence is MQKELLLAIGDDRAASYNLRFLKDTFDSFCDLKLTLFYAAPRSALWDRQEAGLPPSDEAVDRLVAHKKGKGRKALDDAKRWIMEIAGCDGKNIRTKIVQSRLGTARELIAEAREGLYDALILGRKGVTWFEEIFENSVCHELLWQDIDFPIWVCKRPCQVSHQNVLLCLDGSDPSLRMADHAGYMLAEEPRQSFTLFHVAQTGYADARSARIFDEALAILAEHGIPDERIDIKMVTGRNPVKAILKEARAGQYAAVAVGRRGAGSQTRMENLFPSTVSVNLLRQLEETALWISK